A part of Lutra lutra chromosome 2, mLutLut1.2, whole genome shotgun sequence genomic DNA contains:
- the LOC125093762 gene encoding LOW QUALITY PROTEIN: ras GTPase-activating protein-binding protein 2-like (The sequence of the model RefSeq protein was modified relative to this genomic sequence to represent the inferred CDS: inserted 1 base in 1 codon; substituted 1 base at 1 genomic stop codon): MVMEKPSPLLVGREFVRQYYTLLNKAPEYLHRFYVRNSSYIHGGVDASGKPQEAVYGQNDIHHKVLSLNFRECHTKIRHVDAHATLSDGVVVQVMGLLSNSGQPERKFMQTFVLAPEGSVPNKFYVHNDMFRYEDEVFGDSEPELDEESEDEVEEEQEERQPSPEPVQENADSGYYEAHPVANGIEEPLEESSHDPEPEPESETKTEELKPQAEEKNLEELEEKSTSPPAEPVSLPQEPPKPRVEAKPKVQSQPPRVREQRPRERPGFPPRGPRPGRGDIEQNESDNRRIIHYPDSHQLFVGNLPHDIDENELEEFFMSFGNVVELRINTKGVGGKLPNFGFVVFDDSEPVQRILIAKPIMFRGEVRLNVEEXKTRAAREXETRGGGDDRRDIRRNDRGPGGPRGIVGGGMMRDRDGSGPPPRGGMAQKLGSGRGTEQMEGRFTGQRR, translated from the exons ATGGTTATGGAGAAGCCCAGTCCGCTGCTTGTAGGGCGGGAGTTTGTGAGGCAATATTATACTTTGCTGAATAAAGCTCCAGAATATTTACACAGGTTTTATGTCAGGAATTCTTCCTACATCCATGGTGGAGTAGACGCTAGTGGGAAGCCCCAGGAGGCGGTTTATGGCCAAAATGATATACACCACAAAGTATTATCTCTGAACTTCAGGGAATGTCATACTAAAATTCGTCACGTGGATGCTCACGCAACCTTGAGTGATGGAGTGGTCGTCCAGGTCATGGGTCTGCTGTCTAATAGTGGACAGCCGGAGAGGAAGTTTATGCAGACCTTTGTTCTGGCTCCTGAAGGATCTGTTCCAAATAAGTTTTATGTTCACAATGATATGTTTCGTTATGAAGATGAAGTATTTGGTGATTCTGAACCAGAACTTGATGAAGAATCAGAAGACGAGGTAGAAGAGGAACAAGAAGAAAGGCAACCGTCTCCAGAACCTGTGCAAGAAAATGCGGATAGTGGTTACTATGAAGCTCACCCCGTGGCTAATGGCATAGAGGAGCCTTTGGAAGAATcctctcatgaccctgaaccTGAGCCAGAATCTGAAACAAAGACTGAAGAACTAAAGCCACAAGCGGAGGAGAAGAACTTAGAAGAGTTAGAGGAGAAGTCTACTTCTCCTCCTGCCGAACCTGTTTCTCTGCCACAGGAACCACCAAAGCCAAGAGTTGAAGCTAAACCGAAAGTTCAGTCTCAGCCACCTCGTGTGCGTGAACAACGACCTAGAGAACGACCTGGTTTCCCTCCTAGAGGGCCGAGACCAGGCAGAGGAGATATTGAACAGAATGAATCTGACAACCGTAGAATAATCCACTATCCAGACAGTCATCAACTTTTTGTTGGTAACTTGCCACATGATATTGATGAAAATGAATTGGAAGAGTTCTTCATGAGTTTCGGAAACGTTGTGGAACTTCGCATCAATACAAAAGGTGTtggaggaaagcttccaaactttGGTTTTGTGGTTTTTGATGACTCTGAACCAGTTCAGAGAATCTTAATTGCAAAACCAATTATGTTTCGAGGGGAAGTACGTTTAAATGTGGAAG AAAAAACGAGAGCTGCGAGAGAGTGAGAAACCAGAGGTGGTGGTGATGACCGCAGGGATATTAGGCGCAATGATCGAGGTCCTGGTGGTCCACGTGGCATAGTGGGCGGTGGAATGATGCGTGACCGGGACGGAAGCGGACCTCCTCCGAGAGGTGGCATGGCACAGAAACTTGGCTCTGGAAGAGGAACCGAGCAAATGGAAGGCCGCTTCACAGGACAGCGTCGCTGA